In the genome of Nonlabens sp. MB-3u-79, one region contains:
- a CDS encoding DUF6122 family protein, giving the protein MQTLLHYFLHLVFPLGIALVFFNKEWKKAYLFLLLTMLVDLDHLLTSPVFDADRCSINFHPLHSYYAMVFYVGLLFLRKPFRILGIGLLFHMFTDLVDCLLTYQNCKDCLATSPALNVLEFISSWKSN; this is encoded by the coding sequence ATGCAGACACTTCTCCATTATTTTTTACACCTTGTTTTCCCATTGGGAATCGCTTTGGTGTTTTTTAATAAAGAATGGAAGAAAGCCTACTTATTTTTACTTCTAACGATGCTGGTAGATTTGGACCACCTTCTCACCTCTCCGGTTTTTGATGCTGACAGATGCAGTATTAATTTCCACCCTTTACATTCGTACTATGCTATGGTCTTTTATGTGGGACTGTTGTTTTTACGCAAGCCTTTTCGCATTCTAGGAATCGGACTCCTTTTCCACATGTTTACAGATCTAGTAGACTGTTTGCTGACTTACCAAAACTGTAAAGACTGTCTGGCAACATCTCCTGCCCTAAATGTTTTAGAATTTATTTCCAGTTGGAAGAGTAATTAA
- the dnaK gene encoding molecular chaperone DnaK, which translates to MSKIIGIDLGTTNSCVSVMEGSEPVVIPNAEGKRTTPSVIAFVEGGEIKVGDPAKRQAVTNPTKTVASIKRFMGNKYSESTKEAGRVPYKVVKGDNDTPRVDIDGRLYTPQELSAMILQKMKKTAEDYLGYEVTGAVITVPAYFNDSQRQATKEAGEIAGLKVERIINEPTAAALAYGLDKKDTDQKIVVFDFGGGTHDVSILELGDGVFEVLSTDGDTHLGGDDVDQKIIDWLADEFKAAEDIDLRKDPMALQRLKEAAEKAKIELSSSAQTEINLPYVTATASGPKHLVKTLTKSAFEKLISDLVKRTIAPCQTALKNAGLSTGDIDEIILVGGSTRIPAVQEAVEKFFGKKPSKGVNPDEVVAVGAAIQGGVLTGDVKDVLLLDVTPLSLGIETMGGVMTKLIESNTTIPTKKSQVFSTAADNQPSVEIHVIQGERAMANDNKTIGRFHLSDIPPSRRGTPQIEVTFDIDANGIIKVSAEDKATGKKQDVRIEASSGLSEEEIEKMKQDATANADADKKAKETVDKLNAADQMIFQTEQQLEEFGEKLPADKKAPIEEALNELKAAYESKDLAVIDPALEKLNKVWTAASEEMYKAQADGQGGQPGPDAGADTSDDSDSTSDVEDVDFEEVK; encoded by the coding sequence TGTAGAAGGTGGTGAGATTAAGGTAGGTGATCCTGCAAAAAGACAAGCGGTAACCAATCCAACAAAAACAGTTGCTTCAATCAAGCGTTTTATGGGTAACAAATACAGCGAGTCTACAAAAGAAGCTGGACGTGTACCTTATAAAGTAGTAAAAGGTGATAACGATACTCCACGCGTGGATATCGATGGCCGTCTTTACACGCCACAAGAATTAAGCGCAATGATTCTTCAAAAAATGAAGAAAACCGCTGAAGATTATTTAGGATACGAAGTAACTGGAGCAGTAATTACTGTACCGGCTTATTTTAACGATTCTCAACGTCAAGCGACTAAGGAAGCTGGTGAGATCGCAGGTCTTAAAGTAGAACGTATAATCAATGAGCCTACTGCTGCTGCACTAGCTTACGGATTAGATAAAAAAGATACCGATCAGAAGATTGTAGTATTTGATTTTGGTGGTGGAACACATGATGTTTCTATCCTAGAATTAGGTGATGGAGTTTTTGAAGTACTTTCAACTGATGGTGATACTCACTTAGGTGGTGATGATGTAGATCAAAAAATTATCGACTGGTTAGCTGATGAGTTTAAGGCTGCTGAAGACATCGATCTTAGAAAAGATCCAATGGCTTTACAGCGTCTTAAAGAAGCTGCAGAAAAAGCTAAAATTGAGCTTTCTTCAAGTGCACAGACTGAAATCAACTTGCCTTATGTAACTGCTACTGCTAGCGGACCTAAGCACCTTGTAAAAACATTGACCAAGTCTGCTTTTGAAAAATTGATCTCAGACTTAGTAAAAAGAACTATCGCTCCATGTCAGACCGCATTGAAAAACGCTGGCCTTTCTACTGGAGACATTGACGAGATTATTCTTGTAGGTGGATCTACTCGTATTCCTGCTGTACAGGAAGCTGTTGAGAAATTCTTCGGTAAGAAACCATCAAAAGGAGTAAACCCTGATGAGGTAGTTGCTGTAGGTGCTGCTATTCAAGGTGGTGTATTAACAGGTGATGTAAAAGACGTTCTTTTACTAGATGTTACTCCACTTTCCTTAGGTATTGAAACTATGGGTGGTGTGATGACTAAATTAATTGAGTCCAACACGACCATCCCAACTAAGAAGTCTCAAGTATTCTCTACGGCTGCAGATAATCAACCAAGTGTTGAGATTCATGTGATCCAAGGAGAGCGTGCTATGGCAAATGATAACAAGACCATCGGTAGGTTCCACTTATCAGATATTCCACCATCAAGAAGAGGTACTCCACAAATTGAGGTAACCTTTGATATTGATGCTAACGGTATCATAAAAGTAAGTGCTGAAGATAAAGCGACTGGAAAGAAACAAGATGTACGTATCGAAGCTTCTTCTGGACTAAGCGAGGAAGAAATCGAGAAAATGAAGCAAGATGCTACTGCTAATGCTGATGCTGATAAAAAAGCAAAAGAAACTGTAGATAAGTTAAACGCTGCAGATCAAATGATTTTCCAAACAGAGCAACAATTGGAAGAATTTGGCGAGAAGCTACCTGCTGACAAAAAAGCTCCTATCGAAGAAGCGCTTAACGAATTGAAAGCTGCTTATGAGTCTAAAGACTTAGCAGTAATCGATCCAGCACTAGAAAAACTAAATAAAGTTTGGACAGCTGCAAGTGAAGAAATGTACAAAGCACAAGCTGATGGTCAAGGTGGACAACCTGGCCCAGATGCTGGAGCTGACACTTCTGACGACTCAGACTCTACAAGTGATGTAGAAGATGTAGACTTTGAAGAAGTAAAATAA